From Cannabis sativa cultivar Pink pepper isolate KNU-18-1 chromosome 8, ASM2916894v1, whole genome shotgun sequence, a single genomic window includes:
- the LOC133029981 gene encoding CASP-like protein 1F2 produces the protein MEKNPLSSEEEKSTTTIPISSSSSSSRSSIFIAQICLRSLAIVFALAAISLTLTDKQTISLFGLQFKARYSYSSAFRFLVGADAVLCVSSLLSLIFLFGLLKRSQPNSLQTKLFLLFVHDTVMMVLVVAGCAAATAIGYVGRHGEVHMTWQAVCEQVPKFCNRMMVAVMLSYLAFLAYFTLTLLSAHRLMTRPTHWTIWTQLRPTQSQNPSAE, from the exons atggagAAGAATCCACTTTCATCAGAAGAAGAGAAATCTACAACAACAATTCCAATCTCATCATCATCAAGCTCATCACGTAGTAGTATTTTCATAGCTCAAATCTGTCTCAGAAGCTTAGCCATTGTTTTTGCCTTGGCTGCAATTTCTCTTACACTCACTGATAAACAAACCATCTCACTATTTGGTCTTCAGTTCAAAGCTCGTTACTCTTACTCCTCTGCTTTCAG GTTCTTGGTTGGTGCTGATGCAGTATTGTGTGTCTCATCTTTACTGTCCTTGATCTTTCTTTTTGGTCTCTTGAAGCGTTCTCAGCCAAACTCACTCCAAACCAAGTTGTTCTTGCTTTTTGTGCATGACACC GTAATGATGGTGTTGGTGGTGGCGGGATGTGCGGCGGCGACCGCCATAGGGTACGTGGGGCGGCACGGGGAAGTACACATGACGTGGCAAGCTGTATGTGAGCAAGTGCCCAAATTTTGCAATAGAATGATGGTGGCTGTGATGCTTTCTTACTTGGCTTTTCTTGCCTATTTCACCTTAACTCTTCTCTCTGCTCATCGTCTCATGACTCGTCCAACTCATTGGACAATATGGACCCAACTCAGACCTACTCAGTCTCAGAATCCTTCAGCTGAATGA
- the LOC115707073 gene encoding probable glycosyltransferase At5g03795 isoform X1, whose translation MKMVSRRPASALMRQIFQHCALYRIDWRKIFFAGALMTITGVMLQTLTLPYPLNKWFLSPPVTVSLDEPFNVTIELTNNRVNESRVQQFQLLEAVPNVLLNSPAESNFSVSVEPKIPAVSVQTRKSLSRRRRKSIDVGSKPNHTAPPTAPHKTVPFRLQKFVGSFKPNQALKYARKEINHAPLVTDDPELYAPLFLNISLFKRSYELMETVLKVYIYPDGSRPIFHHPHLQGIYASEGWFMKLMEGNKQFVTKDPEKAHLFYLPYSARQLEMALYVPESHNLKPLSIYLRNYVKKIAAKYPFWNRSHGSDHFLVACHDWGPYTVNEHKELSKNTIKVLCNADLSEGVFVRGKDVSLPETTIRTPRRPLRNIGGGKRVSQRPILSFFAGNMHGRVRPTLLKHWHNKDEDMKIYGPLPARVSRKMSYIQHMKSSKYCICPMGYEVNSPRIIEAIYYECVPVIIADNFVLPLSEVLNWSAFSVIVAEKDIPNLKEILLAIPLKRYLTMQINVKMVQKHFIWNPRPIRYDLFHMILHSIWFNRLNQIQIST comes from the exons ATGAAAATGGTATCACGACGCCCTGCTTCTGCCCTGATGAGGCAAATTTTCCAGCATTGTGCTTTGTACAGAATTGATTGGAGAAAAATTTTCTTTGCTGGGGCTTTAATGACCATAACTGGTGTTATGCTCCAAACTCTTACACTTCCTTATCCACTAAACAAGTGGTTCCTCTCTCCTCCTGTTACCGTTTCATTAGATGAACCCTTCAATGTCACTATAGAGTTGACTAATAATAGAGTGAATGAATCAAGGGTCCAACAGTTTCAACTTTTAGAAGCTGTCCCCAACGTTTTGTTAAATTCCCCTGCTGAGTctaatttctcagtgtcagTTGAGCCAAAGATACCTGCAGTTTCTGTTCAAACAAGAAAGTCTTTATCAAGAAGGAGAAGGAAAAGTATTGATGTAGGTTCCAAGCCAAACCACACAGCTCCTCCTACTGCTCCTCATAAAACGGTACCTTTCCGATTGCAG AAGTTTGTCGGGTCCTTTAAACCCAATCAGGCACTTAAGTATGCAAGGAAGGAGATCAACCATGCCCCACTGGTTACTGATGATCCTGAACTATATGCCCCTTTGTTCCTAAATATTTCCCTTTTTAAAAG GAGCTACGAACTGATGGAGACGGTacttaaagtttatatttatcCTGATGGATCGAGACCTATTTTTCATCACCCACATCTGCAAGGAATATATGCTTCTGAAGGATGGTTTATGAAGTTAATGGAAGGAAATAAGCAGTTTGTCACAAAGGACCCAGAAAAAGCTCACTTATTTTATTTGCCATACAGTGCTCGCCAACTGGAAATGGCCCTATATGTACCTGAATCACATAATTTGAAACCATTATCAATATATCTTAGGAACTATGTGAAAAAGATTGCTGCAAAGTATCCTTTCTGGAATCGCTCACATGGATCGGATCACTTCCTTGTTGCTTGCCATGATTGG GGTCCATACACAGTAAATGAGCACAAGGAGCTgagtaaaaataccataaaagtCCTATGCAATGCCGATCTTTCAGAAGGAGTCTTTGTTCGTGGCAAGGATGTTTCCCTACCAGAAACTACCATAAGGACTCCCAGGAGGCCTCTTAGAAATATCGGTGGTGGAAAGAGAGTGTCACAACGTCCTATCCTTTCCTTCTTTGCTGGTAACATGCACGGCAGGGTTCGTCCAACTCTTCTGAAGCACTGGCATAACAAAGATGAAGACATGAAAATTTACGGGCCATTGCCTGCGAGAGTCTCCCGAAAGATGTCTTATATTCAACACATGAAGTCAAGTAAATATTGCATATGCCCAATGGGGTATGAAGTCAACAGTCCCAGAATCATTGAGGCCATTTATTATGAATGTGTCCCAGTGATTATAGCAGACAACTTTGTCCTTCCTCTTAGTGAGGTATTAAATTGGAGTGCTTTTTCTGTTATTGTGGCTGAGAAGGATATTCCCAATTTAAAAGAGATCTTATTGGCTATTCCATTAAAGAGATATCTCACTATGCAAATTAATGTGAAGATGGTGCAGAAGCATTTTATTTGGAACCCAAGACCCATAAGATATGATTTGTTCCACATGATTCTGCATTCAATCTGGTTTAATAGGTTAAACCAGATACAAATATCCACATGA
- the LOC133029980 gene encoding uncharacterized protein LOC133029980 encodes MGCAASVYVVPWKNKKKQSIPEVVIFVPSLKIPLQSDLKRPLKGLVPKDLAERLQSLRNQIVLVADDTDGSAVTELRRALEEYLSFLSGLTNKEFGLEGLIEFKWKTLQDERQELSVANSWFELLSMIHMMALLTLAEADSLMIPKDYGSGIRVVSSDCKREAVDLLLKASGYLEFCVRDVLVRIPQDIKNRLPMDMQGGVLEAISIQALGQGTEIQLGLAVECQKATLSVKRRLACEQLSYYGQAFQSLSGAYDNDHGNGKKHLWFIKWKFLEAKAAAYYYHGLILDKGTEPSCHISAVCCFLAAEELLVESKKACLTFCLANPVTRAPPLWGVMKHLHQKIPEVASRKSQMYGYLLEQEKVLQQLPDLPEFQLSLTPEDYQLPEIDSAWDSETWETEEHTLKEHLKDLEEDNEI; translated from the exons ATGGGTTGTGCTGCTTCTGTATATGTTGTTCCATGGAAGAACAAGAAGAAACAAAGTATTCCTGAAGTTGTGATATTTGTACCTTCATTGAAAATACCATTACAATCTGATCTTAAAAGGCCACTTAAAGGGTTGGTCCCAAAAGATCTTGCTGAAAGGTTACAATCTCTTAGGAATCAGATTGTGTTAGTGGCTGATGACACAG ATGGATCTGCTGTAACTGAGCTGAGAAGAGCATTGGAAGAGTATTTGTCTTTTCTTAGTGGACTTACTAACAAAG AATTTGGTCTTGAAGGATTGATAGAATTCAAGTGGAAAACTTTACAAGATGAAAGACAG GAATTGAGTGTAGCAAATTCTTGGTTTGAACTACTATCTATGATTCATATGATGGCTTTGCTGACCTTGGCTGAGGCTGATTCCTTGATGATCCCTAAGGATTATGGATCAGGAATAAGAGTTGTATCTTCAG ATTGTAAGAGGGAAGCTGTTGATTTATTGCTTAAGGCATCAGGGTACTTGGAATTCTGTGTCCGGGATGTACTGGTTAGGATACCACAAGATATTAA GAACAGATTGCCCATGGATATGCAAGGTGGGGTTTTGGAGGCCATTTCTATTCAAGCTCTAGGCCAG GGGACAGAAATTCAGCTTGGTTTAGCAGTAGAATGCCAAAAGGCAACTTTATCAGTTAAAAGAAGGTTGGCATGTGAGCAGCTTAGCTATTATGGCCAG GCTTTCCAATCCTTGTCTGGAGCATATGACAATGATCATGGGAATGGAAAGAAGCATCTTTGGTTTATCAAATGGAAATTTCTTGAAGCAAAg GCAGCAGCATACTACTACCATGGTCTGATCCTTGACAAGGGAACTGAACCATCTTGCCACATCAGCGCCGTGTGTTGTTTTCTCGCCGCGGAAGAACTTTTAGTAGAGAGCAAGAAGGCCTGCCTGACCTTCTGCCTTGCAAATCCAGTGACTAG GGCTCCACCACTTTGGGGTGTTATGAAACATTTGCATCAAAAAATCCCAGAAGTTGCATCAAGGAAGTCACAGATGTATGGTTACCTCTTAGAACAAGAAAA GGTTCTCCAACAATTACCAGATttaccagaatttcaactttcATTAACACCTGAAGACTATCAATTGCCTGAAATTGATTCAGCTTGGGACAGTGAGACATGGGAGACAGAGGAACATACCCTGAAAGAGCATCTCAAGGATCTTGAAGAGGACAATGAAATCTAA
- the LOC133030338 gene encoding serine/threonine-protein kinase 1, translating to MDQDSTFRRSRNVPPRPDIYSTVVIHDDEEQENDKIGRERQRPRRQSMSEEDLYATMVYKGNDDEEDEDDDASLPPLLKRLPKDFGGGSSIDYDDDDDGENDFGTMIIKSDRNRPRNRSSSSSSMSSSVRRGNPPPPIPKRGSTIKRDEEEDEDEDEDEDGGDGFSTFVVKSGERESSSGSVVRRTSGSGSGSGSGSGFGSTMSRAVASMQAVGDLGFGNQRKRSGSSEEPRLMTKISCSSIPDSVTREDPTTKYELLNELGKGSYGAVYKARDLKTSELVAIKVISLSEGEEGYEEIRGEIEMLQQCSHPNVVRYLGSYQGEEYLWIVMEYCGGGSVADLMNVTEESLEEPQIAYICREALKGLAYLHSIFKVHRDIKGGNILLTEQGDVKLGDFGVAAQLTRTMSKRNTFIGTPHWMAPEVIQESRYDGKVDVWALGVSAIEMAEGLPPRSAVHPMRVLFMISIEPAPMLEDKEKWSLVFHDFVAKCLTKEPRLRPTASEMLKHKFIEKGKYDSYAMLPKIDKARKIRAMMALEAQDVPPAVPEENTIEVPPVNDDYGDTVPAKPLNVGPQAGDEVASSSTLSRQHALEGVERAGEVHFGTVIIHGGDEIDEANSFSQVSDARGSSTAPALLESPYVIALGVESDKHRAQTTGVAASNNNLVGDSHTTQAIQSSSPLPPSSTAPDPKTKSTSQAQVGSGIGMSGSALKNETVSRKAFAQDKLFSIYAAGNTVPIPFLRATDISPIALLSDNVLGGMQRDNGGTIAVEALQELFTGDGQSKKGRRGQNEMPLPPSIYQRLTSSSTLLNLAQALAYHKTCYEDMPLQELQATQEQQTIQNLCDTLRTILRL from the exons ATGGATCAGGATTCAACCTTTCGCCGGTCCCGGAATGTTCCACCCAGGCCAGATATCTACTCCACTGTGGTAATCCACGACGATGAAGAACAAGAAAACGACAAAATTGGCCGAGAACGACAACGACCACGACGCCAGTCTATGAGCGAAGAAGATCTTTACGCGACGATGGTGTACAAAGGTAACGACGATGAGGAAGATGAAGATGACGACGCCTCTCTTCCTCCGCTCCTGAAGCGCCTTCCCAAGGACTTCGGCGGTGGATCCTCAATCGATTACGATGATGACGACGACGGAGAAAATGATTTTGGGACAATGATAATCAAGAGCGATCGGAATCGGCCTCGGAACCGTTCTTCTTCGTCGTCTTCGATGTCTTCTTCGGTAAGAAGAGGGAACCCTCCTCCACCGATTCCCAAGCGAGGGAGCACTATAAAGAGGGACGAGGAAGAGGATGAAGACGAGGACGAGGACGAGGATGGTGGCGATGGATTTTCCACTTTTGTGGTGAAGTCCGGGGAGAGGGAATCGTCTAGCGGGAGTGTGGTGAGAAGGACCAGTGGTAGTGGTAGTGGTAGTGGCAGTGGCAGTGGCTTTGGATCCACAATGAGTAGAGCTGTTGCAAGTATGCAGGCAGTGGGGGATTTAGGGTTTGGGAATCAGAGGAAGAGGAGTGGGTCGTCGGAAGAGCCTCGACTGATGACGAAAATTTCGTGCAGTTCAATTCCTGACAGCGTTACCCGTGAAGATCCAACCACTAAATACGAATTGCTCAATGAGCTTG GGAAGGGGTCTTATGGTGCAGTATACAAGGCTAGGGATTTGAAAACTTCTGAGTTGGTTGCTATCAAAGTCATATCTTTGTCTGAGGGG GAGGAGGGATATGAAGAAATCCGTGGAGAGATTGAGATGTTGCAACAATGTAGCCATCCAAATGTTGTTCGGTATCTTGGGAGCTACCAAGGAGAAGAGTATCTTTGG ATAGTAATGGAGTACTGTGGGGGTGGAAGTGTTGCTGACTTGATGAATGTTACTGAGGAATCTTTGGAGGAACCTCAAATAGCATACATCTGTAGAGAAGCATTGAAG GGGCTAGCATATTTGCACTCAATTTTTAAGGTGCATAGAGATATCAAAGGGGGTAATATTTTGCTAACTGAACAGGGAGATGTCAAGTTGG GAGATTTTGGTGTTGCAGCCCAGCTAACAAGGACCATGTCAAAGCGCAACACG TTCATTGGCACCCCACATTGGATGGCTCCAGAAGTTATCCAAGAAAGTCGCTATGATGGGAAG GTTGATGTATGGGCACTTGGTGTGTCTGCAATTGAAATGGCAGAG GGGCTTCCTCCTAGATCTGCAGTGCACCCAATGAGG GTTTTGTTCATGATATCCATTGAGCCAGCACCAATGCTTGAGGATAAAGAAAAATG GTCTCTTGTGTTTCATGATTTTGTGGCTAAGTGTTTAACGAAAGAACCTCGTTTACGCCCCACTGCGTCTGAGATGTTGAAG CACAAATTCATTGAAAAAGGCAAATATGACTCGTATGCAATGCTACCAAAGATTGACAAGGCCAGGAAAATAAGGGCAATGATGGCTTTAGAAGCACAAGATGTTCCTCCAGCTGTACCAGAAGAGAAT ACAATAGAAGTTCCTCCAGTGAATGATGATTATGGAGATACTGTACCGGCAAAACCTCTAAATGTTGGGCCTCAGGCAGGAGATGAAGTAGCCTCGTCTAGTACCCTAAGTAGACAGCATGCTCTAGAGGGTGTAGAACGGGCTGGGGAAG TTCATTTTGGCACTGTGATAATTCACGGTGGTGATGAGATTGATGAGGCCAATTCTTTTTCACAAGTCTCCGATGCTAGAGGATCTTCAACTGCTCCGGCACTTCTGGAAAGCCCTTATGTCATTGCCTTGGGAGTTGAATCAGATAAACACAG GGCGCAAACTACAGGAGTTGCTGCCTCAAATAACAATTTGGTTGGAGATTCACATACTACGCAGGCAATACAATCATCTTCTCCTTTGCCCCCAAGCTCTACTGCTCCTGACCCTAAGACGAAAAGCACTTCTCAAGCTCAGGTTGGGAGTGGCATTGGCATGAGTGGTAGTGCTTTGAAGAATGAAACTGTTAGCCGAAAAGCTTTTGCACAAGACAAG CTTTTCTCCATTTACGCTGCCGGTAACACAGTGCCCATTCCATTTTTAAGGGCAACAGATATCTCTCCCATTGCACTGTTATCAGACAATGTTCTTGGAGGAATGCAACGTGATAACGGTGGAACCATCGCTGTGGAAGCACTTCAGGAGCTTTTCACAGGCGATGGACAGTCCAAAAAGGGTAGAAGAGGGCAAAACGAG ATGCCCCTTCCTCCTAGTATCTACCAAAGGCTCACTTCAAGTTCAACTTTGCTGAACCTGGCGCAGGCTCTAGCTTACCACAAAAC GTGCTACGAGGACATGCCCCTTCAGGAATTGCAAGCCACTCAAGAACAACAAACCATTCAAAACCTTTGTGATACACTAAGAACAATTCTTCGATTGTAG
- the LOC133029979 gene encoding zinc finger protein CONSTANS-LIKE 15-like yields the protein MFSLCDFCSSKPALLFCEADSANLCLFCDRRVHSANTLSDKHSRSWICHNCGLNPVSVVCSKNKVLLCHDCNWDSHTNCSISCLNELTSVEVFSGCPSASGLASFLGLNLESENSVDLSSGSDQIQQKFFVSSDDGSSATLKRRNELCEQLIEMGKKDLLRVDVDVAQMRPRTPPSRCSQQENIDGLVGQKTDGDELRHETSFASSVVLPTSLDLKQGDSVAEEDHLWDYNHTYDSSLIWHFQLEDSKDCEESCSEITEINNPCSLVTPKYEVSTIYEDTLSENDQLLSNYASQLGENTNDQSLGFETEMDLDIPEGCNSPSYVQDSGHEILPMSDPTKGSKSMMEMEMQAQNRGNAMLRYKEKKKTRRYDKHIRYETRKARADTRERVKGRFIKSTEASNDA from the exons ATGTTTTCCCTTTGTGATTTTTGTTCTTCGAAGCCTGCGCTTCTCTTTTGTGAAGCTGATTCTGCTAATCTATGTTTGTTCTGTGATCGTCGTGTTCACTCCGCTAATACTCTCTCTGATAAGCACTCTCGTTCTTGGATCTGTCATAACTGTGGATTGAATCCCGTCTCTGTTGTTTGCTCGAAGAACAAGGTTTTGCTTTGCCATGATTGTAATTGGGACTCGCACACCAACTGTTCGATTTCTTGTCTTAACGAGTTAACTTCTGTTGAAGTATTTTCTGGTTGTCCATCGGCTTCTGGGCTCGCTTCTTTTCTTGGATTGAATTTAGAATCTGAAAATTCAGTTGATTTGAGTTCTGGGTCTGATCAAATCCAGCAAAAGTTTTTCGTTTCGAGTGATGATGGGTCCTCTGCTACTTTAAAGAGAAGGAACGAGCTTTGTGAGCAGTTGATTGAGATGGGGAAAAAAGATCTGCTGCGAGTGGATGTAGATGTTGCTCAAATGCGTCCTAGGACTCCTCCTAGTAGATGTTCTCAACAGGAGAACATAGATGGTCTTGTTGGACAGAAGACTGATGGTGATGAATTGAGGCATGAAACTTCTTTTGCATCTTCAGTTGTGTTACCAACGAGTTTGGACCTCAAACAGGGTGATTCAGTTGCTGAAGAAGATCAtctttgggattataatcacaCCTATGATTCTTCTCTG ATATGGCACTTTCAACTGGAAGACTcaaaagattgtgaagaatcttGTTCAGAAATCACAGAAATAAATAATCCTTGTTCGTTAGTAACACCCAAGTATGAGGTCTCTACTATATACGAAGATACTCTATCGGAAAAC GACCAACTATTATCAAATTATGCATCCCAACTTGGAGAGAACACAAATGATCAGTCTTTAGGATTTGAAACAGAAATGGATTTGGATATACCTGAAGGTTGCAATAGCCCCAGTTATGTCCAGGACTCAGGCCATGAAATTTTGCCAATGAGTGATCCCACTAAAGGGTCTAAATCTATGATGGAAATGGAGATGCAGGCACAGAACAGAGGCAATGCCATGTTACGATacaaggagaagaagaaaacaagaaG ATACGACAAACACATTCGTTATGAAACAAGAAAGGCGAGGGCTGATACTAGAGAACGAGTGAAAGGCCGGTTCATCAAGTCAACTGAAGCTTCCAACGACGCATAG
- the LOC115707073 gene encoding probable glycosyltransferase At5g03795 isoform X2 yields the protein MKMVSRRPASALMRQIFQHCALYRIDWRKIFFAGALMTITGVMLQTLTLPYPLNKWFLSPPVTVSLDEPFNVTIELTNNRVNESRVQQFQLLEAVPNVLLNSPAESNFSVSVEPKIPAVSVQTRKSLSRRRRKSIDVGSKPNHTAPPTAPHKTVPFRLQFVGSFKPNQALKYARKEINHAPLVTDDPELYAPLFLNISLFKRSYELMETVLKVYIYPDGSRPIFHHPHLQGIYASEGWFMKLMEGNKQFVTKDPEKAHLFYLPYSARQLEMALYVPESHNLKPLSIYLRNYVKKIAAKYPFWNRSHGSDHFLVACHDWGPYTVNEHKELSKNTIKVLCNADLSEGVFVRGKDVSLPETTIRTPRRPLRNIGGGKRVSQRPILSFFAGNMHGRVRPTLLKHWHNKDEDMKIYGPLPARVSRKMSYIQHMKSSKYCICPMGYEVNSPRIIEAIYYECVPVIIADNFVLPLSEVLNWSAFSVIVAEKDIPNLKEILLAIPLKRYLTMQINVKMVQKHFIWNPRPIRYDLFHMILHSIWFNRLNQIQIST from the exons ATGAAAATGGTATCACGACGCCCTGCTTCTGCCCTGATGAGGCAAATTTTCCAGCATTGTGCTTTGTACAGAATTGATTGGAGAAAAATTTTCTTTGCTGGGGCTTTAATGACCATAACTGGTGTTATGCTCCAAACTCTTACACTTCCTTATCCACTAAACAAGTGGTTCCTCTCTCCTCCTGTTACCGTTTCATTAGATGAACCCTTCAATGTCACTATAGAGTTGACTAATAATAGAGTGAATGAATCAAGGGTCCAACAGTTTCAACTTTTAGAAGCTGTCCCCAACGTTTTGTTAAATTCCCCTGCTGAGTctaatttctcagtgtcagTTGAGCCAAAGATACCTGCAGTTTCTGTTCAAACAAGAAAGTCTTTATCAAGAAGGAGAAGGAAAAGTATTGATGTAGGTTCCAAGCCAAACCACACAGCTCCTCCTACTGCTCCTCATAAAACGGTACCTTTCCGATTGCAG TTTGTCGGGTCCTTTAAACCCAATCAGGCACTTAAGTATGCAAGGAAGGAGATCAACCATGCCCCACTGGTTACTGATGATCCTGAACTATATGCCCCTTTGTTCCTAAATATTTCCCTTTTTAAAAG GAGCTACGAACTGATGGAGACGGTacttaaagtttatatttatcCTGATGGATCGAGACCTATTTTTCATCACCCACATCTGCAAGGAATATATGCTTCTGAAGGATGGTTTATGAAGTTAATGGAAGGAAATAAGCAGTTTGTCACAAAGGACCCAGAAAAAGCTCACTTATTTTATTTGCCATACAGTGCTCGCCAACTGGAAATGGCCCTATATGTACCTGAATCACATAATTTGAAACCATTATCAATATATCTTAGGAACTATGTGAAAAAGATTGCTGCAAAGTATCCTTTCTGGAATCGCTCACATGGATCGGATCACTTCCTTGTTGCTTGCCATGATTGG GGTCCATACACAGTAAATGAGCACAAGGAGCTgagtaaaaataccataaaagtCCTATGCAATGCCGATCTTTCAGAAGGAGTCTTTGTTCGTGGCAAGGATGTTTCCCTACCAGAAACTACCATAAGGACTCCCAGGAGGCCTCTTAGAAATATCGGTGGTGGAAAGAGAGTGTCACAACGTCCTATCCTTTCCTTCTTTGCTGGTAACATGCACGGCAGGGTTCGTCCAACTCTTCTGAAGCACTGGCATAACAAAGATGAAGACATGAAAATTTACGGGCCATTGCCTGCGAGAGTCTCCCGAAAGATGTCTTATATTCAACACATGAAGTCAAGTAAATATTGCATATGCCCAATGGGGTATGAAGTCAACAGTCCCAGAATCATTGAGGCCATTTATTATGAATGTGTCCCAGTGATTATAGCAGACAACTTTGTCCTTCCTCTTAGTGAGGTATTAAATTGGAGTGCTTTTTCTGTTATTGTGGCTGAGAAGGATATTCCCAATTTAAAAGAGATCTTATTGGCTATTCCATTAAAGAGATATCTCACTATGCAAATTAATGTGAAGATGGTGCAGAAGCATTTTATTTGGAACCCAAGACCCATAAGATATGATTTGTTCCACATGATTCTGCATTCAATCTGGTTTAATAGGTTAAACCAGATACAAATATCCACATGA